One Brachybacterium kimchii genomic window carries:
- a CDS encoding nuclear transport factor 2 family protein translates to MSTHPASSDPTSTDPAPRPPLPPFTEETARAKVQAAEDAWNTRDPERVAGAYTEDTVWRNRDRFLVGREQVIEFLRGKWEREQEYRLRKNLWAFTDDRIAVRFQYEWHDADGQWWRSYGNELWEFDDLGYMSRREASINDVAIDEADLRVTPGEGELPAH, encoded by the coding sequence ATGAGCACACATCCCGCGAGCAGCGACCCCACGAGCACCGATCCGGCCCCGCGCCCTCCGCTGCCGCCCTTCACCGAGGAGACCGCGCGGGCGAAGGTCCAGGCCGCCGAGGACGCGTGGAACACCCGCGACCCCGAGCGCGTCGCCGGCGCGTACACCGAGGACACCGTGTGGCGGAACCGCGACCGGTTCCTCGTCGGCCGCGAGCAGGTGATCGAGTTCCTGCGCGGCAAGTGGGAGCGCGAGCAGGAGTACCGGCTGCGCAAGAACCTCTGGGCGTTCACTGACGACCGCATCGCCGTGCGCTTCCAGTACGAGTGGCACGACGCCGACGGCCAGTGGTGGCGCTCCTACGGCAACGAGCTCTGGGAGTTCGACGACCTCGGGTACATGAGCCGCCGCGAGGCCTCGATCAACGACGTGGCGATCGACGAGGCGGACCTGCGCGTCACGCCCGGCGAGGGCGAGCTGCCCGCGCACTGA
- a CDS encoding TetR/AcrR family transcriptional regulator — protein MAGRRLPPDQRRAQIVQATIDAVAARGFAASSLEVIAARAGVSKALVAHYATSRDALMAEAARTALVQLRSQVAQGLDAEVDAAAFLRAAIRGAARLARTHERELAALEQIVAGLRDEDGGPVLGIADMEETFEGQEGVFARGQRDGVIRAGADLRTLALVYEGAVEAMVSHLRAHPEADADAFAEGVADVLLSGIAGRD, from the coding sequence ATGGCGGGCCGCCGGCTCCCGCCCGACCAGCGTCGCGCCCAGATCGTGCAGGCGACCATCGATGCCGTCGCCGCCCGCGGCTTCGCGGCCAGCAGCCTCGAGGTGATCGCCGCCCGGGCGGGCGTCTCCAAGGCGCTCGTCGCCCACTACGCCACCTCCCGCGACGCGCTCATGGCCGAGGCCGCGCGGACCGCGCTCGTCCAGCTGCGCAGTCAGGTCGCGCAGGGGCTCGACGCGGAGGTCGACGCCGCGGCCTTCCTGCGCGCGGCGATCAGGGGAGCGGCGCGGCTCGCCCGCACCCACGAGCGCGAGCTCGCGGCCCTCGAGCAGATCGTCGCCGGCCTGCGCGACGAGGACGGCGGGCCGGTGCTCGGCATCGCGGACATGGAGGAGACCTTCGAAGGGCAGGAGGGCGTCTTCGCCCGAGGACAGCGCGACGGGGTCATCCGGGCCGGGGCGGATCTGCGCACCCTCGCCCTCGTCTACGAGGGCGCCGTCGAGGCCATGGTCTCGCACCTGCGCGCCCATCCCGAGGCCGACGCCGACGCCTTCGCCGAGGGCGTCGCCGACGTGCTGCTGTCCGGGATCGCGGGGCGGGACTGA